A stretch of Longimicrobium sp. DNA encodes these proteins:
- a CDS encoding PIN domain-containing protein, protein MLADDEPVVVDTNILFSTLLGRAGRILNTFFLSERRFVIGETALVELFEHKEKILKSSKLTPDEVAGMYHRMLRRIEIYKEDLISVEHWERAAELCGGIDADDVPHIALTLALGGRLWTGDGVLRRGLEARGFSRFFSPET, encoded by the coding sequence GTGCTCGCTGACGACGAGCCGGTCGTCGTCGACACGAACATCCTCTTCTCGACCTTGCTCGGGAGAGCGGGCCGCATCCTCAACACGTTCTTTCTCTCCGAGCGCCGCTTTGTCATCGGTGAAACGGCGCTCGTAGAGTTGTTCGAGCATAAGGAAAAGATCCTCAAGTCATCCAAGCTTACGCCGGATGAGGTCGCGGGCATGTATCATCGGATGCTGCGGCGCATCGAGATCTACAAGGAGGATTTGATATCGGTGGAACATTGGGAGCGGGCGGCGGAGCTTTGTGGTGGAATTGATGCCGATGACGTTCCGCACATCGCGTTGACGCTTGCTTTGGGTGGCAGGCTGTGGACGGGAGATGGCGTGCTCCGAAGAGGCTTGGAAGCTCGTGGGTTCAGCCGTTTCTTCTCCCCGGAAACCTGA
- a CDS encoding uracil-DNA glycosylase, with amino-acid sequence MKLPLPKSWRPHLDAELEKPYWTKLREFVDRERRTQAVFPPESEVFAALELTPYERVRVMILGQDPYHGAGQAHGLAFSVRPGITPPPSLRNMLRELRDDAGCPVPDNGYLVPWAEQGVLLLNAVLTVREGQPNSHKGKGWETFTDAVIRAVDARPEPVVFVLWGGYAGKKEALIDAGRHTVIKAAHPSPLSAKRGFFGSRPYTAINAALQQAGQAPVDWCLPDLGR; translated from the coding sequence ATGAAGCTTCCCCTGCCCAAGTCGTGGCGCCCGCACCTGGACGCCGAGCTGGAAAAGCCGTACTGGACCAAGCTGCGCGAGTTCGTGGACCGCGAGCGGCGGACGCAGGCCGTGTTTCCGCCGGAGAGCGAGGTGTTCGCGGCGCTGGAGCTTACGCCGTACGAACGGGTGAGGGTGATGATCCTGGGGCAGGACCCCTACCACGGGGCTGGGCAGGCGCACGGGCTGGCGTTCTCGGTGAGGCCCGGCATCACGCCGCCGCCGTCGCTGCGCAACATGCTGCGCGAGCTGCGGGACGACGCGGGGTGCCCCGTCCCCGACAATGGTTATCTCGTGCCTTGGGCGGAGCAAGGGGTTCTGCTGCTGAACGCGGTGCTGACGGTGCGCGAGGGGCAGCCCAACTCGCACAAGGGGAAGGGGTGGGAGACCTTCACCGACGCGGTGATCCGCGCCGTCGACGCCAGGCCGGAGCCGGTAGTGTTCGTGCTGTGGGGCGGCTACGCGGGAAAGAAGGAGGCGCTGATCGACGCGGGGCGGCACACGGTGATCAAGGCGGCGCACCCCTCCCCGCTCTCGGCGAAGAGGGGCTTCTTCGGCAGCCGCCCGTACACGGCCATCAACGCGGCCCTACAGCAGGCCGGTCAGGCGCCGGTCGACTGGTGCCTTCCGGATCTGGGCCGGTAG
- a CDS encoding AI-2E family transporter — MIPRVITIRITGRAVAILLAALGLVWLVVGFSEILFILFLAILLAVGIDPLVDRLERWKLPRSVAIFAIYLAILGVLVSAVALLVPVLVEESSQLADSLPRIAQQVGDLAGNERFSIPGVGEISTSELGRKLGGEVGSIVAGVPRILVGVGKAVTGVLVSSLLVLVVGFFLSADANFAPRFLARFFPPRSRPTVQELAREISGRLGHWVRAQLLVGAFFGVFFGVGLALLGVPFALSLGVAGAVLELIPYVGGATVTAIAMLVAVTISPWRALAVLVLEIIVANVESHVLYPKVVGDAVGLHPLTIILALFIGAEAKGIIGALVAVPVAVVLQVVFDRFYRFEDTGTIILPETTHVEPEPAPAAE; from the coding sequence ATGATCCCCCGCGTCATCACCATCCGCATCACCGGCCGCGCCGTGGCCATCCTTCTGGCGGCGCTGGGGCTGGTGTGGCTGGTCGTCGGCTTCAGCGAGATCCTGTTCATCCTCTTCCTGGCCATCCTCCTGGCCGTGGGCATCGACCCGCTGGTGGACCGGCTGGAGCGGTGGAAGCTACCCCGCTCGGTGGCCATCTTCGCCATCTACCTGGCGATCCTGGGCGTGCTGGTGTCCGCCGTGGCGCTGCTCGTCCCCGTGCTGGTGGAGGAGAGCAGCCAGCTGGCCGACAGCCTGCCCAGGATCGCGCAACAGGTGGGCGACCTGGCCGGGAACGAGCGCTTCAGCATCCCCGGCGTGGGCGAGATCTCCACCAGCGAGCTGGGGCGCAAGCTGGGCGGCGAGGTCGGGTCGATCGTCGCCGGCGTGCCGCGCATCCTGGTCGGGGTGGGAAAGGCGGTCACCGGCGTGCTGGTGAGCTCGCTGTTGGTGCTGGTGGTGGGCTTCTTCCTGAGCGCCGACGCCAACTTCGCCCCGCGCTTCCTCGCGCGCTTCTTCCCTCCGCGCTCGCGGCCGACGGTGCAGGAACTGGCGCGCGAGATCAGCGGGCGGCTGGGGCACTGGGTGCGCGCGCAGCTGCTGGTGGGCGCGTTCTTCGGCGTCTTCTTCGGGGTGGGATTGGCGCTGCTCGGCGTGCCCTTCGCGCTGTCGCTGGGCGTGGCGGGCGCGGTGCTCGAGCTGATCCCCTATGTCGGCGGGGCGACGGTAACGGCGATCGCCATGCTGGTGGCGGTCACGATCTCGCCGTGGCGCGCGCTGGCCGTGCTGGTGCTGGAGATCATCGTCGCCAACGTGGAGAGCCACGTGCTGTATCCCAAGGTGGTGGGCGACGCGGTGGGTCTGCACCCGCTCACCATCATCCTGGCGCTGTTCATCGGCGCCGAGGCCAAGGGGATCATCGGCGCGCTGGTGGCGGTGCCGGTGGCGGTGGTGCTGCAGGTGGTGTTCGACCGCTTCTACCGCTTCGAGGACACCGGTACGATCATCCTCCCTGAAACCACGCACGTCGAGCCCGAGCCAGCGCCGGCGGCGGAGTAA